One window of Athalia rosae chromosome 2, iyAthRosa1.1, whole genome shotgun sequence genomic DNA carries:
- the LOC105683064 gene encoding uncharacterized protein LOC105683064 isoform X4, with amino-acid sequence MTEMPQPRYRNHRAGRKVRARRARATVRKARRAAERAEASQIASAQAAEKPVAIDVAILASETADPEVNRPRSKSTEESEESIVPPLPPSIPNGPARHL; translated from the coding sequence ATGCCCCAACCGCGTTATCGAAATCATCGAGCAGGGCGGAAAGTTCGAGCCAGACGGGCCAGGGCAACGGTAAGAAAAGCACGTAGAGCAGCTGAGAGGGCTGAAGCAAGTCAAATAGCATCAGCTCAGGCAGCAGAGAAGCCAGTGGCGATAGATGTGGCAATACTTGCATCGGAAACGGCAGACCCAGAAGTAAATAGGCCCAGAAGTAAATCAACCGAAGAGTCGGAGGAATCTATCGTACCCCCTCTACCCCCTTCAATACCAAATGGGCCAGCAAGACATCTATAA
- the LOC105683064 gene encoding uncharacterized protein LOC105683064 isoform X3 yields MPTIAHVHTNGMPQPRYRNHRAGRKVRARRARATVRKARRAAERAEASQIASAQAAEKPVAIDVAILASETADPEVNRPRSKSTEESEESIVPPLPPSIPNGPARHL; encoded by the coding sequence ATGCCCCAACCGCGTTATCGAAATCATCGAGCAGGGCGGAAAGTTCGAGCCAGACGGGCCAGGGCAACGGTAAGAAAAGCACGTAGAGCAGCTGAGAGGGCTGAAGCAAGTCAAATAGCATCAGCTCAGGCAGCAGAGAAGCCAGTGGCGATAGATGTGGCAATACTTGCATCGGAAACGGCAGACCCAGAAGTAAATAGGCCCAGAAGTAAATCAACCGAAGAGTCGGAGGAATCTATCGTACCCCCTCTACCCCCTTCAATACCAAATGGGCCAGCAAGACATCTATAA
- the LOC105683063 gene encoding PRELI domain-containing protein 1, mitochondrial encodes MVKYFENTTIFQFSWEQVAQGFWRRYPNPHSTHVLSEDTIYREVKHNKLYSKRLLTKTNRVPKWGERFISKNVVKIVEESVVDPKEKTLTTYTRNLGYAKVMSIIEKVVYKVSDENPEWTVAVRSAWIDSQVFGFSRAIQAFGMDRFRKNCSKMTGGFNYVLAHMFPGTAEYMNPTLMQMGYVEKSEQPSITKLTHAAEDIQHSFQDKAEKMKDAAKKATDLAKQKAGPMYASCQPSQS; translated from the exons ttgaaaacacTACAATATTTCAATTCAGTTGGGAACAAGTTGCCCAGGGTTTTTGGCGACGTTATCCCAACCCCCATAG CACCCATGTCCTTTCAGAGGATACAATATACAGAGAGGTGAAgcataataaattatattcaaagAGACTTTTGACTAAAACAAACAGAGTGCCCAAATGGGGAGAGCGATTCATAAGTAAGAATGtcgtaaaaattgttgaagaAAGCGTCGTTGacccaaaagaaaaaacgctGACAACTTATACGAGAAATTTGGGATATGCCAAAGTTATG AGCATCATTGAGAAAGTAGTGTACAAAGTATCGGACGAAAATCCCGAATGGACAGTAGCGGTAAGATCGGCTTGGATCGACAGTCAAGTATTTGGATTTAGCAGAGCAATCCAAGCTTTTGGAATGGACAGATTCAGGAAAAACTGTTCTAAAATGACCGGAGGTTTCAATTACGTTTTGGCCCATATGTTTCCAGGAACTGCGGAGTACATGAATCCCACCTTGATGCAGATGGGATATGTAGAAAAG TCGGAACAACCGTCGATAACCAAACTGACACATGCCGCAGAAGATATTCAGCATTCGTTTCAAGATAAGgctgagaaaatgaaagacgcTGCCAAAAAGGCAACCGATCTCGCCAAGCAGAAAGCTGGGCCAATGTACGCTTCGTGTCAACCGAGCCAATCGTAA